One stretch of Eretmochelys imbricata isolate rEreImb1 chromosome 1, rEreImb1.hap1, whole genome shotgun sequence DNA includes these proteins:
- the LOC144259192 gene encoding natural killer cells antigen CD94-like, protein MSEQEVTYSELKFHTPTQQQSRQRAVITKNKDSSSPLWRPFAVIFGILCLALLVTSGVLGALVCRWQQNFSQQQGILENLTCQQIILENQTHELQEILENLTRERDYLQTQNINFLKTLQSKGDKCIICPKNWIQHGKDCYELSSGIKSWSVCKEYCSSLGSRLLKIDSKEELDFIKPLTSFHYWMGLLYNDTKGYWQWEDGTALTTDVFPSLRSYHGPYCATLKNGKALGYSCEGLNFCVCEKGLFS, encoded by the exons ATGAGCGAGCAGGAGGTGACCTACTCAGAACTGAAATTTCACACTCCTACTCAACAGCAAAGCAGACAGAGAGCTGTGATCACCAAGAACAAAG ATTCGTCTTCTCCTCTGTGGAGGCCCTTTGCAGTAATCTTTGGAATCCTCTGCCTGGCTTTGCTGGTAACATCAGGGGTCTTGGGTGCTCTGG TTTGCAGATGGCAGCAAAacttcagccagcagcagggaatTCTGGAAAATCTTACCTGCCAGCAAATTATCTTGGAAAACCAAACTCATGAGCTACAGGAAATCCTAGAAAACCTCACAAGGGAGAGAGATTATCTTCAAACCCAGAATATTAATTTCTTGAAGACTTTGCAGTCAAAAG GAGACAAGTGCATCATTTGTCCAAAGAACTGGATACAGCATGGGAAGGACTGTTATGAACTTTCGTCTGGTATAAAATCTTGGTCTGTGTGTAAAGAATATTGCTCTTCCCTGGGCTCCAGACTGCTGAAGATAGACAGCAAGGAAGAGCTG GACTTCATAAAACCACTGACAAGTTTTCATTACTGGATGGGATTATTGTATAATGACACCAAAGGTTACTGGCAATGGGAAGATGGTACTGCTCTCACCACTGATGT GTTTCCAAGTCTGAGAAGTTACCACGGTCCATATTGTGCAACACTGAAAAATGGAAAAGCCTTGGGCTATTCTTGTGAAGGCCTAAACTTCTGTGTGTGTGAAAAGGGTCTGTTTAGCTAA